In Pelosinus sp. IPA-1, a single genomic region encodes these proteins:
- the ileS gene encoding isoleucine--tRNA ligase, translating to MYKKVDSKNNFVVMEKSILEKWKEKDIIKRNFQMNEGSEYFTFYDGPPTANGAPHIGHVVTRVIKDLIPRYKVMKGYHVLRKAGWDTHGLPVELEVEKALGISGKPQIEKYGVENFIKKCKDSVFTYATQWKDMSERVAYWIDMDNPYVTYQNEYIESVWWSLKQLWDKDLLYKGHKIVPYCPRCGTALSSHEVAQGYKDVKDSSAYVKFKLKGKDTYILVWTTTPWTLPSNVALAVNRKYDYVEIINQEEHLIIAQDLLSRIDGEYEVVRVFKGEELLEQEYEPMFSFVTPEKKAYYIVHGDFVTLSDGSGVVHIAPAYGEDDNRVGQKYDLPLINLVDVQGNFVKEVTPWQGMFVKKADEKIIEVMKGKNILYKTEKYLHSYPFCWRCDTPLLYYPRDSWFVKMSSLRENLLENNDKINWYPDNIKKGRFGNFLDNVIDWGLSRERYWGTPLPIWECECGHRECIGSLAELKEKAIQMPGDIELHKPYIDKVSLQCPKCVKKMQRVSEVIDCWYDSGSMPFAQYHYPFENKELFEKNFPAQFISEAVDQTRGWFYTLLAISTAIFDKSPFENCIVLGHVLDKNGIKMSKHKGNVLNPFTVLENQGADALRWYFYTASAPWLPSRFYEDAVIEAQRKFLNTLWNVYSFYVLYAQIDQFDPTTYHGRQSSHVMDKWIISKLNTMIHKVGEDLDAYDITGAAELIGEFTDELSNWYVRRNRTRYWVMEMTDDKIDAYLTLHNVLKNLVIVAAPFVPFITEEIYQNLVVGLDVKAPESVHLCRWPEYDEKLVDRQLEKEMELTYKICGLGRSARNVANIKNRQPLSKMLLSTKTLPDYYIDIIKEELNIKSVEVNANMSDYVSYIVKPNSPVLGKTHGKFIPAIRKAISEMDQMALALKISNNEAITVEMDGTLIEFNSTNLLVTMNGLEGFAFAGEGDVGVVLDTHISESLKVEGYAREIISKIQNMRKDSSFEVMDKIKIYMTGNVLLQDVATQYKDYIMSETLAVEIVFNEVREYTDVLINGEPLKLAVASQ from the coding sequence ATGTATAAAAAAGTTGATTCCAAAAATAATTTCGTAGTAATGGAAAAATCCATTCTTGAAAAATGGAAAGAGAAAGATATTATAAAAAGAAATTTTCAAATGAATGAAGGTAGTGAATATTTTACCTTTTACGACGGCCCTCCTACAGCCAATGGTGCACCTCATATTGGTCATGTCGTTACTCGAGTGATTAAAGATCTTATCCCTCGTTATAAAGTTATGAAAGGATATCATGTTTTACGCAAAGCGGGTTGGGATACGCACGGTCTGCCTGTTGAACTTGAGGTAGAGAAAGCTCTTGGTATATCTGGAAAACCGCAAATTGAAAAATATGGTGTTGAAAACTTTATAAAAAAGTGCAAAGATAGCGTGTTTACCTATGCAACCCAGTGGAAGGATATGTCCGAACGGGTAGCTTACTGGATTGATATGGATAATCCTTATGTTACCTATCAAAATGAATATATTGAATCGGTATGGTGGTCGTTGAAACAGCTCTGGGATAAGGACTTGTTATATAAAGGTCATAAAATTGTTCCTTACTGTCCGCGTTGCGGGACCGCTCTATCATCTCATGAGGTTGCCCAAGGTTATAAAGATGTGAAGGATAGCTCTGCTTATGTTAAATTTAAACTAAAGGGTAAAGATACCTACATTCTGGTATGGACGACAACACCATGGACCTTGCCAAGTAATGTAGCTCTTGCAGTAAATCGAAAATATGATTATGTGGAAATCATCAATCAGGAAGAGCATTTGATCATTGCCCAAGATCTGCTTAGCAGGATTGATGGTGAGTATGAGGTAGTAAGAGTATTTAAGGGAGAAGAGCTTCTTGAACAGGAGTACGAACCAATGTTCTCTTTTGTCACTCCTGAGAAAAAAGCCTATTATATTGTTCATGGTGATTTTGTAACTCTCAGTGATGGTTCAGGTGTAGTTCACATAGCACCTGCTTATGGAGAAGATGATAATCGTGTAGGGCAGAAATATGATCTGCCGTTGATAAATTTGGTTGATGTGCAGGGGAATTTTGTGAAAGAGGTCACCCCCTGGCAGGGGATGTTTGTTAAAAAAGCAGATGAAAAAATTATTGAAGTTATGAAGGGAAAAAATATCCTTTATAAAACAGAGAAATATCTTCATTCGTACCCATTCTGCTGGCGCTGTGACACACCTCTTTTATATTATCCGAGGGATTCTTGGTTCGTAAAAATGTCCTCCCTACGAGAAAATCTCTTAGAAAATAATGATAAAATCAATTGGTATCCTGATAATATTAAGAAAGGTCGATTTGGTAATTTTCTGGATAATGTGATTGATTGGGGACTAAGTCGGGAACGTTATTGGGGCACCCCTTTACCAATCTGGGAATGCGAATGCGGGCATAGGGAATGTATCGGAAGCCTTGCCGAATTAAAGGAAAAGGCAATCCAAATGCCGGGAGATATTGAACTTCATAAGCCCTACATTGATAAGGTATCACTACAATGTCCTAAGTGTGTAAAAAAAATGCAAAGAGTTAGCGAGGTAATTGATTGCTGGTATGATTCCGGCTCCATGCCCTTTGCTCAATATCATTATCCTTTTGAGAATAAGGAGTTGTTTGAGAAGAACTTTCCTGCCCAGTTTATATCGGAAGCGGTTGATCAGACAAGAGGATGGTTTTACACTCTTCTCGCTATATCTACTGCCATATTTGATAAGAGTCCTTTTGAAAATTGTATCGTTCTTGGGCATGTGCTCGATAAAAACGGTATTAAAATGTCAAAGCATAAAGGGAATGTCTTAAATCCATTTACGGTTCTGGAGAATCAAGGAGCTGATGCCTTAAGATGGTATTTTTATACTGCTAGTGCTCCTTGGCTGCCATCCAGGTTTTATGAAGATGCGGTGATTGAAGCCCAACGTAAATTTTTAAATACTTTATGGAATGTATATTCTTTCTACGTGTTGTATGCACAGATCGATCAGTTTGATCCGACTACGTATCATGGGAGACAAAGCAGCCATGTCATGGATAAGTGGATTATCTCTAAGCTTAATACCATGATTCATAAGGTTGGGGAAGATCTGGATGCTTATGATATAACTGGAGCAGCAGAGCTTATCGGAGAATTTACTGATGAGTTGTCAAACTGGTATGTGAGGAGAAATAGAACCAGATATTGGGTTATGGAGATGACAGATGATAAGATCGATGCGTATCTTACCTTACACAATGTGCTGAAAAATCTAGTAATCGTGGCTGCTCCTTTCGTTCCTTTTATAACAGAAGAGATTTATCAAAACCTTGTAGTAGGTCTTGATGTAAAAGCACCGGAGAGTGTGCATCTGTGCAGGTGGCCTGAATATGATGAAAAGCTTGTCGATAGGCAACTGGAAAAAGAAATGGAGCTAACTTACAAGATTTGTGGTCTAGGAAGAAGTGCGAGAAATGTGGCCAATATTAAAAATAGGCAGCCTCTTTCCAAAATGTTGCTAAGTACTAAGACACTACCTGATTATTATATTGATATTATTAAAGAAGAACTAAATATAAAATCCGTAGAAGTGAACGCTAATATGTCTGATTATGTAAGTTATATCGTAAAACCAAATTCCCCAGTATTAGGGAAAACTCATGGTAAGTTTATACCAGCCATCAGAAAAGCTATTTCGGAGATGGATCAAATGGCGTTAGCATTGAAAATTTCAAATAACGAGGCCATTACAGTAGAAATGGATGGTACTCTCATAGAATTTAACTCTACCAATTTGTTGGTAACAATGAATGGACTCGAAGGTTTCGCCTTTGCTGGAGAAGGTGATGTTGGTGTTGTTCTTGATACCCATATCTCTGAAAGTCTAAAAGTTGAAGGATATGCTAGAGAAATCATTAGCAAAATCCAAAATATGAGAAAAGATAGTTCTTTTGAAGTAATGGATAAGATTAAAATCTATATGACAGGAAATGTTCTTCTTCAAGATGTTGCGACTCAATACAAGGACTACATTATGAGTGAAACCCTAGCGGTAGAAATTGTGTTTAATGAAGTAAGAGAGTATACAGATGTATTAATTAATGGTGAACCATTGAAATTAGCTGTTGCCAGTCAATAG
- a CDS encoding patatin-like phospholipase family protein, which yields MDQKSAGYKSNRKKRIGVALSGGGIRGMAHIGVLKVLTEHNIPIDMISGTSAGAIIAAMYACGYTPQQMQVMVQNLKMNELIDLNVTVGDLFKHGMKWLFSGMFRFWSVLPTGFIKGDKVEQFFYGLWQNRTVKDTNIPVAITAVDLNTADTVFFTSPVFDSRAILNARYYHNTSLTEAVRASISIPGIFFPKKYRSMTLVDGAVKNNLPTDILRHMGADIVIGVDLGYDGQSNYDIKTVGEILVQCIEIMGREVTLLKAEQYADVIIRPNTFEIKFKDNKQALLYIGQGEKAANEKLSEIQQFLHN from the coding sequence ATGGATCAAAAAAGTGCTGGTTACAAGAGTAATAGAAAAAAACGGATAGGAGTAGCACTAAGCGGTGGGGGCATCCGAGGTATGGCACATATCGGAGTATTAAAGGTATTAACAGAGCACAACATTCCTATTGATATGATAAGTGGAACGAGTGCAGGTGCTATCATTGCTGCGATGTATGCCTGTGGTTATACTCCGCAACAAATGCAAGTAATGGTACAAAATTTAAAGATGAACGAATTAATCGACTTAAATGTTACTGTAGGTGATCTGTTTAAACATGGTATGAAATGGTTGTTTAGTGGTATGTTTCGATTTTGGTCTGTATTACCTACTGGTTTTATCAAAGGAGATAAAGTAGAACAGTTTTTTTATGGCTTATGGCAAAATCGTACGGTAAAGGATACTAATATTCCAGTAGCAATTACAGCGGTTGATTTAAATACTGCAGATACAGTATTCTTTACTAGTCCCGTCTTTGATAGTCGTGCTATTTTAAATGCTAGGTACTACCATAATACATCTTTAACGGAAGCAGTTCGCGCGAGCATTTCCATTCCAGGAATATTCTTTCCAAAGAAATACCGTAGTATGACATTAGTGGATGGAGCAGTAAAGAATAACTTACCTACTGATATTTTGCGGCATATGGGAGCCGATATAGTAATTGGCGTTGATTTAGGTTATGATGGTCAATCTAATTATGATATTAAAACTGTTGGGGAAATACTAGTACAATGTATCGAAATTATGGGCAGGGAGGTCACGTTACTTAAAGCGGAACAATATGCTGACGTTATTATTCGGCCTAATACTTTTGAGATCAAATTTAAAGATAATAAACAAGCATTGTTGTATATTGGTCAAGGTGAGAAAGCTGCAAATGAAAAATTAAGTGAAATACAGCAATTTTTGCATAATTAG
- a CDS encoding VOC family protein: protein MRNKLTLVTLGVKDLDTATRFYRDGLGWKSSSASQDNIVFFDLGGVGLSLYPKQLLAEDANVSSEGTGFSGITLAHNAKSIEEVDEVLYKAEQAGAKIIKKAQKVFWGGYSGYFADPDGYLWEVAWNPFLSFDENNALIFP from the coding sequence GTGCGAAATAAATTAACATTGGTTACTTTAGGCGTAAAGGATTTAGATACTGCTACTAGGTTTTATCGGGACGGTTTGGGATGGAAGTCTTCAAGTGCAAGTCAGGATAATATCGTCTTCTTTGATTTAGGAGGCGTTGGTTTATCACTATATCCTAAACAACTACTTGCAGAAGATGCAAATGTAAGTTCAGAAGGAACAGGCTTTTCAGGTATTACTTTAGCGCATAATGCTAAAAGTATTGAAGAAGTAGATGAAGTTCTCTATAAGGCTGAACAAGCAGGAGCAAAAATTATCAAAAAAGCCCAAAAAGTATTTTGGGGAGGTTATAGCGGCTATTTTGCTGACCCAGACGGTTATTTATGGGAAGTTGCTTGGAATCCTTTTTTAAGTTTTGATGAAAATAATGCTTTGATCTTTCCCTGA
- a CDS encoding thiamine pyrophosphate-dependent enzyme, giving the protein MSQKLFTRPQTLKDMATHYCPGCHHGIIHRLVAEVIDELGVRDKAIGVASVGCSVLAYEYFTIDMFQAAHGRAPAVATGIKRVHSDATVFTYQGDGDLAAIGCGEIVHAAARGEKITTIFVNNAIYGMTGGQMAPTTLVNQVTTTSPYGRNLENSGMPIRISEMLSTIDGAKFIARVAVNNPANMSKAKQAIKRAFEIQLRGEGFTMVEILSTCPTNWGKSPVEAATWLEENLIPYYPLGIFKAPEEVVK; this is encoded by the coding sequence GTGTCACAAAAGTTATTTACCAGGCCCCAAACATTAAAAGATATGGCTACGCATTATTGTCCTGGATGTCATCATGGTATTATACATAGATTAGTAGCTGAAGTGATTGATGAACTTGGGGTGCGTGACAAAGCAATTGGTGTAGCGTCAGTTGGTTGTTCCGTATTAGCCTATGAATATTTTACGATCGATATGTTTCAGGCCGCTCATGGTCGCGCACCAGCTGTAGCAACAGGAATTAAACGTGTACATAGTGATGCTACTGTCTTTACCTATCAAGGAGATGGAGATTTAGCTGCTATTGGTTGCGGTGAAATTGTGCATGCTGCAGCGCGTGGGGAGAAAATTACTACTATTTTTGTGAATAACGCTATTTATGGCATGACTGGTGGTCAAATGGCACCAACCACATTGGTGAATCAAGTGACGACAACTTCGCCATATGGTCGTAATTTAGAAAACTCTGGTATGCCAATTCGTATATCTGAAATGCTTTCGACAATTGATGGAGCTAAATTTATTGCTCGGGTAGCTGTAAATAATCCAGCTAATATGTCAAAAGCAAAACAGGCAATCAAGAGGGCCTTTGAAATTCAACTACGTGGTGAAGGTTTTACGATGGTAGAAATATTATCAACCTGTCCAACAAACTGGGGGAAGAGTCCTGTTGAAGCGGCTACTTGGTTGGAAGAGAATTTGATTCCATATTATCCTTTAGGTATATTTAAGGCACCAGAAGAGGTGGTAAAATGA
- a CDS encoding superoxide dismutase — MKQVELKYGFEALEPHIDELTMRTHYTKHHATYTNNLNMALEKALELSNKTIEEILADLPAISDTVLRNTIQNNGGGYYNHNLYFTVISPEGGGEPTGVLAKQIEKDFGSFASFKEKIKSAALARFGSGWAWLSTDPAGNLAVSSTPNQDNPLMDQKGKWCPVLAIDVWEHAYYLKYKNLRADYIESFFQIIDWKEVAKRYEGAIT; from the coding sequence ATGAAACAGGTAGAATTAAAATATGGGTTTGAGGCCTTGGAGCCTCATATTGATGAGCTTACTATGAGAACTCACTATACTAAACATCACGCGACTTATACCAATAATTTAAATATGGCGTTGGAAAAGGCGTTAGAACTCTCCAACAAGACAATCGAGGAAATTTTGGCAGACCTGCCGGCTATTTCCGATACTGTACTTCGGAATACCATCCAAAATAATGGGGGCGGGTACTATAATCATAATCTCTATTTTACAGTTATTTCACCTGAAGGCGGCGGAGAGCCGACAGGTGTTCTGGCAAAACAAATCGAGAAAGATTTCGGAAGTTTCGCTAGTTTTAAGGAAAAAATCAAATCTGCAGCTCTTGCCCGATTTGGCTCAGGATGGGCGTGGCTTTCGACCGATCCTGCAGGAAATCTTGCAGTTAGCTCAACTCCGAACCAGGATAATCCACTTATGGATCAAAAAGGTAAATGGTGCCCTGTTCTCGCAATTGACGTATGGGAGCATGCTTATTACCTAAAATATAAAAACCTACGTGCCGATTATATCGAAAGTTTCTTTCAAATAATTGATTGGAAAGAAGTGGCTAAACGTTATGAAGGGGCGATTACATAA
- a CDS encoding haloacid dehalogenase-like hydrolase — protein MSERILDLRPEKLLKLQGNALVESIRTAEGRTILSEMVCPMMSMLYDVSNPELAAGLGADIVLLNLYDVYKPNVFGITPLQGESVIEAVKRLSGRVVGVNLEPVASDPVFMGEKEELPLGRRATRENARLAYEQGAQLITITGNPKVGVDNQTIQHAIAEIRSELGNDIVIIAGKMHASGIKSEAAENIITEQTVEKFLTAGADIILVPAPGTVPGITVEFIKRICEYVHQHGALVMTTIGTSQEGADTQTIKSIALNCKMAGTDIHHIGDAGYAGFAIPENILAYSIAIRGKRHTFRRMAMRI, from the coding sequence ATGAGTGAACGTATATTAGATTTACGTCCAGAAAAACTACTGAAGCTACAAGGTAATGCTTTGGTAGAAAGTATTAGGACGGCGGAAGGTCGTACCATCTTGAGTGAAATGGTTTGTCCGATGATGTCAATGCTCTATGATGTTAGCAATCCTGAATTAGCGGCTGGCCTTGGTGCTGATATTGTGCTTTTAAATCTATATGATGTATATAAACCAAATGTTTTTGGTATTACCCCACTACAGGGTGAAAGTGTGATTGAAGCGGTAAAACGCTTGAGTGGTAGGGTTGTTGGCGTGAATCTTGAGCCGGTGGCAAGTGATCCCGTGTTTATGGGAGAAAAAGAAGAGTTGCCATTAGGGCGCAGGGCGACTCGGGAAAATGCTCGTCTGGCATATGAGCAAGGTGCCCAACTCATTACTATTACAGGTAATCCTAAAGTAGGTGTTGATAATCAAACCATTCAACATGCAATTGCCGAAATTCGTAGTGAGTTAGGCAATGATATTGTTATTATCGCAGGGAAAATGCATGCTTCTGGGATTAAGAGCGAAGCTGCAGAAAATATTATAACTGAGCAGACTGTAGAAAAATTCTTAACTGCTGGAGCTGACATTATTCTGGTGCCAGCCCCCGGGACTGTACCAGGAATTACAGTTGAGTTTATTAAACGAATTTGTGAATATGTACATCAACATGGAGCTTTAGTGATGACTACGATCGGTACTTCCCAAGAAGGGGCAGATACCCAGACAATTAAAAGCATTGCACTAAACTGCAAAATGGCCGGAACTGATATTCACCATATTGGTGATGCAGGATATGCTGGTTTTGCTATTCCGGAGAATATTTTAGCCTATTCTATTGCGATTCGCGGAAAACGCCATACTTTTCGGCGCATGGCAATGCGCATATAA
- a CDS encoding CBO0543 family protein, translating into MKQFPSYERVQHIQSLADTAGRDNWVYAVVFTYQWWILVALMIIPYIVWWKIVDRKNFFEITTYGLLVALFTGLLDAIGVELDIWDYKYDLVPLLDVLIVYDVSILPITYMLVYQYFQTWRSFAMAHVIVAFVFAFVFEPILMWLDIYHPSKWTHSYSFVGFFLVAIFLRWLMNRLIKKSKSF; encoded by the coding sequence ATGAAACAATTTCCAAGTTATGAAAGGGTACAGCACATACAGTCATTGGCTGACACTGCAGGTCGTGATAACTGGGTTTATGCTGTGGTTTTTACCTATCAGTGGTGGATATTGGTTGCCTTAATGATTATCCCCTATATTGTGTGGTGGAAAATCGTCGACCGTAAAAATTTCTTTGAAATTACGACTTACGGATTATTAGTAGCTTTATTTACCGGCCTACTAGATGCAATTGGTGTAGAATTGGATATCTGGGATTATAAATACGATCTAGTCCCTTTATTGGATGTCCTTATCGTATATGATGTGTCTATATTGCCGATTACGTATATGCTTGTTTATCAGTACTTCCAAACATGGAGGTCATTTGCCATGGCTCATGTCATCGTTGCTTTTGTTTTCGCCTTTGTCTTTGAGCCTATTCTTATGTGGTTAGATATTTACCACCCATCCAAATGGACACATAGTTATTCTTTTGTCGGATTTTTTCTTGTTGCCATATTTCTCCGATGGCTGATGAACCGATTAATTAAAAAGAGCAAATCATTCTAA
- a CDS encoding iron-containing alcohol dehydrogenase has translation MKNFEYYTPTKVVFGKDAEAQTGSLIQAQKCKKVLVHFGGSSAKQSGLLDKVFDSLTDAEIEYVTLGGVVPNPRLSKVYEGIDLCKKENVDFILAVGGGSVIDSAKAIGYGMVNDCDVWDLYEGKAKATGCLPIGVILTIAAAGSEMSSSSVITKEEGWLKRGCNTDYSRCKFAIMNPELTYTLPQYQTESGCTDILMHTMERYFTTERSMEVTDSISEGLMRTVIHNAKILMHKPQCYDARAEIMWAGSLSHNGLTGCGSVGDWSCHQLEHELGGMFDVAHGAGLSAVWGSWARYVYKADVMRFVQFAVNVLGVSNDFKDPEKTALEGIKAMENFYQCIGMPTSIRELGVELTDEQIHELAYKCSFKKTRTIGNFQVLNMEDIEKIYILAR, from the coding sequence ATGAAAAATTTTGAATATTATACCCCTACTAAAGTGGTTTTCGGTAAGGATGCGGAAGCGCAGACTGGAAGCCTTATTCAAGCACAGAAATGTAAAAAGGTGTTAGTACATTTCGGAGGCAGTAGTGCGAAGCAGTCAGGCTTGCTGGACAAAGTATTTGATTCTCTCACAGATGCAGAGATCGAATATGTTACTTTGGGTGGTGTGGTACCTAACCCTAGACTTTCTAAGGTATACGAAGGTATAGATCTGTGCAAAAAAGAAAATGTTGACTTCATTCTAGCTGTAGGTGGCGGTAGCGTTATTGATTCTGCCAAAGCCATCGGCTACGGTATGGTAAATGACTGCGATGTATGGGATTTGTACGAAGGCAAAGCTAAGGCAACCGGATGCCTGCCAATCGGTGTCATCCTGACTATTGCAGCAGCGGGTAGTGAGATGAGTAGCTCCTCTGTTATCACCAAGGAAGAAGGATGGCTAAAGAGAGGCTGTAATACTGACTATTCACGATGCAAATTTGCTATTATGAATCCCGAGCTGACATATACGTTACCACAGTATCAGACGGAAAGTGGCTGTACTGATATTCTAATGCATACTATGGAGCGTTATTTCACCACGGAAAGAAGCATGGAAGTGACAGATAGTATCAGCGAAGGTTTGATGAGGACCGTGATCCATAACGCAAAAATACTGATGCATAAACCCCAATGTTATGATGCACGTGCAGAAATAATGTGGGCTGGAAGCCTTTCACACAATGGATTGACAGGGTGCGGTTCTGTTGGTGACTGGTCGTGCCATCAGTTGGAACATGAGTTGGGCGGCATGTTCGATGTAGCTCACGGTGCGGGCCTGTCGGCGGTGTGGGGAAGTTGGGCACGGTATGTATATAAGGCTGATGTAATGCGTTTTGTACAGTTTGCGGTGAATGTGTTGGGGGTGTCCAACGATTTCAAAGATCCTGAAAAAACCGCTCTAGAAGGTATCAAAGCCATGGAGAATTTTTATCAATGTATTGGTATGCCCACTTCTATTAGAGAATTGGGTGTTGAATTAACAGACGAGCAGATTCACGAGTTAGCTTACAAGTGTAGCTTTAAAAAAACGAGAACCATCGGCAATTTCCAAGTTCTAAATATGGAGGATATAGAAAAAATTTATATCCTGGCGAGATAA
- a CDS encoding 2-oxoacid:acceptor oxidoreductase family protein, which yields MTEEIIISGFGGQGIMLMGQLLAYAGMLENKQVSWIPSYGPEMRGGTANCSTIISENPIGAPTVSEPTAVVAMNLPSIEKFETAIQPGGILIINSSLVEWNATRTDLRVYQIPANEISLEFNNSRVSNMVILGALVTAIGTIQSESVIKAFAKIFAKKTEILWMNEQAILRGSQYITALMNR from the coding sequence ATGACAGAAGAAATTATAATCTCTGGATTTGGTGGTCAGGGAATTATGTTAATGGGACAATTACTGGCGTATGCTGGAATGTTAGAAAATAAGCAAGTATCATGGATACCTTCCTATGGCCCAGAAATGCGCGGCGGAACCGCTAATTGTTCAACTATTATATCGGAAAATCCCATAGGTGCACCTACTGTATCAGAGCCAACAGCAGTAGTTGCTATGAATCTACCTTCTATTGAAAAGTTTGAAACAGCTATACAACCGGGAGGAATTCTAATTATTAATAGCTCTCTTGTAGAATGGAATGCTACAAGAACAGATCTTAGGGTTTATCAAATTCCTGCAAATGAAATTTCTTTGGAATTTAATAATAGCAGGGTATCTAATATGGTAATTCTAGGTGCATTGGTGACTGCAATTGGTACTATACAATCTGAGTCGGTAATAAAAGCATTTGCGAAGATTTTCGCAAAAAAAACAGAAATATTATGGATGAATGAGCAGGCCATTCTACGTGGCAGTCAATATATAACAGCATTAATGAATAGATAG
- a CDS encoding efflux RND transporter periplasmic adaptor subunit codes for MQISLQQFRKSMKAIIVVTVFLAIATTFFLQRTSQRTPMSVTVTQVRTVSKPLNIERAGLVVHATMVPVYTEGAGRVNDVYVTAGQVVKAGQPLIKLDITGGDSKVMVASNSTPVEVSSASKDIYEKALNEYNRYKKLYEQGAIARKQLETAEGRLQAAQAGMQGSQEGMTIPERPVTTVVNGPVTIQSPIDGTITGSVVAAGSTVTEGQELMSLGSGQDVEIVVPLEQSELYFIQLGSKAVIEVAGQQLAGQVSGIYPEVKDKQIASFMAHIKLSQPPGDMLPLGMSITVRIATGQEVGTIAIPAQAVLRDAEGQYFIFFDIEGKAIRQQVTVGEVIGDLLEVTSAIPQDSLVITTLIDQLKNGDTITVLE; via the coding sequence ATGCAGATATCTTTACAACAATTTCGTAAGTCGATGAAGGCAATCATAGTAGTGACTGTTTTTTTAGCCATCGCAACGACTTTTTTTTTACAACGTACGAGTCAGCGGACGCCAATGAGTGTCACAGTTACTCAAGTCAGGACTGTTAGTAAACCACTAAACATTGAGCGTGCCGGATTGGTAGTGCATGCGACGATGGTTCCTGTTTACACTGAAGGGGCAGGCCGTGTTAATGATGTCTACGTTACAGCAGGTCAGGTAGTGAAGGCTGGTCAGCCGCTAATTAAACTAGACATCACTGGCGGGGATAGTAAGGTTATGGTCGCGTCTAACTCTACGCCAGTAGAAGTCTCTTCGGCTTCGAAGGATATATATGAAAAGGCATTAAATGAATACAATCGGTATAAAAAACTCTATGAACAAGGTGCTATTGCCCGTAAACAGTTGGAAACTGCGGAAGGGCGTCTACAGGCGGCTCAGGCAGGCATGCAGGGTTCGCAAGAAGGTATGACAATACCTGAAAGACCGGTTACTACTGTCGTGAACGGCCCGGTTACGATTCAGTCACCAATTGATGGAACGATTACTGGAAGCGTGGTAGCTGCCGGCAGTACGGTTACGGAAGGGCAAGAACTTATGTCGCTTGGCAGTGGGCAAGATGTAGAGATTGTCGTGCCGCTGGAACAAAGTGAGTTATATTTTATCCAGCTCGGCTCAAAAGCAGTTATCGAGGTAGCGGGACAGCAACTGGCGGGGCAGGTTTCCGGCATTTATCCCGAAGTTAAAGATAAACAAATTGCGTCTTTTATGGCGCATATAAAACTAAGCCAGCCGCCAGGGGATATGTTACCACTGGGAATGTCTATTACCGTGCGCATTGCTACCGGACAAGAGGTCGGTACGATAGCGATTCCGGCCCAAGCCGTGCTACGTGACGCAGAAGGACAATATTTTATTTTCTTCGACATTGAAGGAAAGGCAATTCGTCAACAGGTTACAGTCGGTGAAGTAATTGGAGATTTGTTGGAAGTTACATCAGCTATACCACAAGATAGCCTGGTAATAACAACTCTTATCGATCAGCTTAAAAATGGGGATACTATTACTGTTCTAGAATAA
- a CDS encoding arsenate reductase family protein, whose amino-acid sequence MRYQFVYYPKCTTCQNAKKWLNDNGITYEERNIKDENPSAVELEEWQKKSHLPLKKFFNTSGLLYKSMQLKDKLPKMCDTEMFAILATNGMLVKRPILITGNRVLVGFKEDEWKQIK is encoded by the coding sequence ATGAGATATCAGTTTGTTTATTACCCCAAATGCACCACCTGTCAAAATGCAAAGAAATGGCTGAATGATAATGGCATTACTTATGAGGAGAGGAATATCAAGGATGAAAATCCGTCTGCGGTCGAATTAGAGGAGTGGCAGAAGAAAAGCCACCTTCCGCTTAAAAAGTTTTTTAACACCAGCGGACTTTTATACAAATCAATGCAACTAAAAGACAAGCTACCGAAGATGTGCGATACAGAGATGTTCGCCATACTTGCAACCAATGGAATGCTGGTCAAACGGCCTATATTAATTACTGGTAATCGAGTATTGGTAGGATTTAAGGAAGATGAATGGAAGCAAATTAAATAG